TTGATGCCCCGGTCGAGCGCGGCGTGGATGATCCGGACGCAGTCGTCGTGGTCGGGGTTGCCGACCGCGCCGAACATCATCGTGCCGAGCGCGTGGACGCTCACCTCGATGCCGGTGCCGCCGAGGACGCGGTGACGCATGACTGTGCTCCCTGCTGACGTTGGCAGGCCGACGCGGGCCGGCCGGACGTACGCGTCACGCTAGGAGTTCGAGTGCGCTGGAGGTCAACAGCATGATCCTCAGTGGCGCACCGCCGGGTCTCCGGTCGGCTCCGGGTCACCGACCGGGCGGGCGTCGGAACGGGCGAGGTAGCCGCTGGCCTGCAGGTCGAACAGCTCCCGGTAGAGGCCGCCCGCCGCCATCAACTCGTCGTGGGTGCCCTGCTGGACGAGCCGTCCCTGGTCGAGGACGAAGATGCGGTCGGCGTGCCGGACGTTGGCCAGCCGGTGGGTGATCAGCACGACCGCGCGGTCCGGCCGCCGACGCAGGTGCTGGAAGAGCGCGTGCTCGGCCCGCGCGTCCAGCGCCGCGGACGGCTCGTCGCAGATGAGCAGCGAGGCGTCGCGGTAGAGGCCCCGGGCGGCGACCAGCCGCTGCCACTGCCCGCCGGAGAGGTCCTGGCCGTTCTTGAACTCGCGATCGAGCAGGGTGTCGTAGCCGTAGGGCAGGGCGGCGATCATCTCGTGGGCGGCGGCCGAACGGGCCGCCTCCTCGACGCTGGGGCCGTGCTGCCCGGGCACCCGGTCATGCCGCCCGATGCGGATGTTCTGCCGCGCGGTGAACGGGAACTTCCACCAGTCCTGGGTCATCACCGCCACGTGCGCGCCGAGGGCACGGGCGTCCAGCTCGGCAGCGTCCACGCCGTCCCAGCGCACCGTGCCGTCGGTGGGCCGGTAGAGCCCGGCGATGAGCTTGGCGAGCGTGGTCTTGCCCGAGCCGTTCTCGCCGACGAGGGCGATCACCTCGCCCCGGCGGACGGTCAGGCTCACCTCGTCGACGGCCGCCCGGTCGGTGTCCGGGTAGCGCAGGCTCACCCCGTCCAGCGTGATCGCGTCGAACCCGTCGACCGCGCCGCTCGCGCCGGTGGTGACGCGCGCGTGGGCCCGCTCGACGAAGTCCCGGTAGTCCTGGTAGTAGAGGGCGTCCTCGTAGAGCGAGTTGGTGGCGAGGACGGCGACGCCGAGGCTGGTGCGGGCCGACTGGAGGGCCAGCAGCGCGGTCGCCGCGGCCGCCAACGCCACCAGACCGCCGAGGAGCAGCGCGCCGAGGACGGCGTAGACGCCGAAGGTGGCCAGGCCGGCGATGCTCGCGCCGACCACCCGGGTGCCGGTCTGCGCCCGGACGAGCCGCAGGTGGGCCTCGGTCTCCACGGCCATCATCGTGCGGTACTCGGAGAGGAGGAACTCGCGCATCTGGTAGGCCCGCACCTCGACGGCGGTCTGCCGGTTGGCCATCAGCCGGGCGAGCATCCACATCCGACGGCGCCGGGTGATGCGGGCGAGCATGGCCAGGTATTGGCGACGGGCCATCCGCACCGCGGTGACCGCCTCCGGCACCGCCGCGAGCAGCAGGCAGGGCAGCAGGAGGGGCTGGATGATGCCCACCGCCACGGCGGTGGCGAGCAGACCCACCACGCCCGTCACCAGGTTGACCGTGTGGTCCACGATGTACGCCGCCTCGGCCATCCCCCGGTCGCGGGCCCGGTCCATCTCCTCGGCGAAGCCGGCGTCGTCGAAGGCGGCCAGGTCGACCGCGGTGGTCGCCTCGAACAGTCGCAGCTCGACCGCGTAGTTGATCTGCGGGGTGAGCCGGGCCTGGGCCCAGCCGGCCGCGATCATCAGGCCACCCCGGGCGGTCACGGCGAGCGCGGCGACCACCAGCGCCGGCAGCGCGCCCCGCACGCGGTCGGGGGTCGGGCCGGCCGCGAACAGCTCCCGCAGCACGTTGGTGGTGGCGAGCAGACCGAACGTGGTGAGCACCCCGGCGACGACGTTCAGCCCGATCGAGGCGAGCGTGTCCTGCCGGCTGGTGGCCCAGGCGAGCGTCACCGCCTCCCGAACCAGCCGGGGCAGCCGCCGGGCCACCGCCCAGAAGCTGGTGTGCGCGAACTCGTCGGCGTGGTGCATCCAGTCGGCGTCGTCCAGCTCCGGGAGGACGGTGGACCCCTCGTCGGGAGGCCGGTCGGACGGCGTCTCGTCGGATGGTGGGCGTTGGCGGGCCACGGACTCCACGGCGCCTCCTTCGGCGGCGACAACGCCCGGAGCGTACGGTGCGCGACGAGACCGTGTCAGCCTGTCACCGGCGTGTCGAACAGCCGTGCCAACGGCGTGTCCGGGTGCGGTTCAGGCGGACTCGCCCCCCGGGTGCGGCTGCTCGGCGGTCAGCGGCAGCAGCACCCGGAACGTGGTGCTGCCCGGCTCGCTCTCCACCCGGATGTCGCCGTGGTGCTTGTGGACCACGATCCGGTACGAGATGTCCAGGCCGAGGCCGGTGCCGGCGCCGACCGGCTTGGTGGTGAAGAACGGCTCGAAGATGCGCGGCCGCACGTCGGGTGAGATGCCGGGCCCGGTGTCGGCGACGTCCACGGTCAGCAGGTCACCGTCCCGGCTGGTCCGGACGGTCAGCGTGCCCTTCTCCCCCATCGCGCCGAGCGCGTTGTCGATCAGGTTGGTC
This genomic stretch from Micromonospora krabiensis harbors:
- a CDS encoding ABC transporter ATP-binding protein; protein product: MESVARQRPPSDETPSDRPPDEGSTVLPELDDADWMHHADEFAHTSFWAVARRLPRLVREAVTLAWATSRQDTLASIGLNVVAGVLTTFGLLATTNVLRELFAAGPTPDRVRGALPALVVAALAVTARGGLMIAAGWAQARLTPQINYAVELRLFEATTAVDLAAFDDAGFAEEMDRARDRGMAEAAYIVDHTVNLVTGVVGLLATAVAVGIIQPLLLPCLLLAAVPEAVTAVRMARRQYLAMLARITRRRRMWMLARLMANRQTAVEVRAYQMREFLLSEYRTMMAVETEAHLRLVRAQTGTRVVGASIAGLATFGVYAVLGALLLGGLVALAAAATALLALQSARTSLGVAVLATNSLYEDALYYQDYRDFVERAHARVTTGASGAVDGFDAITLDGVSLRYPDTDRAAVDEVSLTVRRGEVIALVGENGSGKTTLAKLIAGLYRPTDGTVRWDGVDAAELDARALGAHVAVMTQDWWKFPFTARQNIRIGRHDRVPGQHGPSVEEAARSAAAHEMIAALPYGYDTLLDREFKNGQDLSGGQWQRLVAARGLYRDASLLICDEPSAALDARAEHALFQHLRRRPDRAVVLITHRLANVRHADRIFVLDQGRLVQQGTHDELMAAGGLYRELFDLQASGYLARSDARPVGDPEPTGDPAVRH